Proteins encoded together in one Camelina sativa cultivar DH55 chromosome 9, Cs, whole genome shotgun sequence window:
- the LOC104713126 gene encoding NAD(P)H-quinone oxidoreductase subunit O, chloroplastic-like has protein sequence MAFSANLSQLSSLSTISSSLPFSSSRFPLRSLPRFTVKAEAEKEKKQSTQAKSDGEAPPAATKTPKTLPKKPVYSMKKGQIVRVDKEKYLNSINYLSVGHPPFYKGLDYIYEDRGEVLDLRVFETGEYALVGWVGIPTAPAWLPTEMLIKSEKLVYERM, from the exons ATGGCATTTTCAGCGAATTTGTCTcagctttcttctctttctaccATCTCCTCTTCGTTGCCATTTTCTTCTAGTAGATTCCCTCTTCGATCTCTACCTCGATTCACAGTCAAAGcagaagcagagaaagagaagaaacagagcacaCAGGCCAAGTCCGATGGGGAAGCACCACCAGCTGCCACCAAAACGCCTAAAACTCTTCCCAAGAAACCGGTTTACTCGA TGAAGAAGGGCCAAATCGTTCGTGTGGACAAAGAGAAGTACCTCAACAGCATCAAT TACTTATCAGTTGGACATCCTCCTTTCTACAAAGGACTTGATTACATCTACGAAGACCGCGGCGAG GTACTTGACCTTCGTGTCTTTGAGACTGGGGAGTATGCACTG GTTGGATGGGTTGGTATCCCGACTGCACCAGCTTGGCTACCAACAGAGATGTTAATCAAG TCTGAGAAACTTGTTTACGAGCGAATGTAA
- the LOC104713124 gene encoding uncharacterized protein LOC104713124 isoform X2 yields the protein MVSCIVKVKETEILSLKQQQKVDELEAQLEEAEDIVGELRAELRLLQDELKKLTDGQTHLISDHEEHPCLKNRDAAVSVVPEVSCSHENTEAVASCIPVEQSESVVANGIKVPSLARINSINRCSYQNNKDQCDHSLPSILTKRKEADGSAQIIHAVDSSMANGDLSSSVEVGDVNDGGCLHKVSSCKSVETLEMSGCAADATTESISSVRNGESPVVSPNAPQKDDGTPVFLKTSPLTIGKTDAKKEEKESCENMEVSASPFCEETPVLAVSKNRCIKYTFQRKRKKEVLSNLQGTSSFEESRNVKQKTGEKDVYLESLKPSFTSESSRDVVYA from the coding sequence GTCAAGGAGACAGAGATACTATCCCTGAAGCAGCAACAGAAGGTTGACGAACTGGAAGCTCAGcttgaagaagctgaagatATTGTAGGAGAGCTGAGGGCGGAGTTGAGACTACTTCAAGATGAGCTCAAGAAACTCACAGATGGTCAGACACATCTTATAAGTGATCACGAGGAACACCCCTGTTTGAAAAACCGTGATGCAGCAGTTTCTGTAGTACCTGAGGTTTCTTGCAGTCATGAGAACACAGAAGCTGTAGCTTCTTGCATCCCAGTTGAACAAAGTGAATCGGTGGTGGCTAATGGGATAAAAGTCCCATCTTTGGCTCGTATTAATAGTATTAACCGGTGTTCTTATCAAAATAACAAGGATCAATGTGACCACTCTCTTCCTTCTATACTGACGAAACGCAAGGAAGCTGACGGATCCGCTCAGATAATCCACGCAGTTGATAGCAGTATGGCCAATGGAGATCTGTCTTCCTCTGTAGAAGTAGGAGATGTGAATGATGGAGGTTGTCTTCACAAAGTTTCTTCTTGTAAAAGTGTAGAGACCTTAGAAATGTCTGGTTGTGCTGCTGATGCTACTACTGAATCCATATCTTCTGTTAGAAATGGAGAATCCCCAGTAGTGTCTCCAAACGCTCCTCAGAAGGATGATGGTACTCCCGTGTTCTTGAAAACATCTCCTCTGACGATTGGCAAAACAGAtgcaaagaaggaagaaaaggagAGCTGTGAGAATATGGAAGTTTCGGCGTCTCCTTTCTGTGAAGAAACTCCAGTTTTGGCAGTTAGTAAAAACCGGTGTATCAAGTACACGTtccagaggaagagaaagaaggaggTTTTAAGCAATCTTCAAGGAACTTCATCGTTTGAGGAGAGCAGAAACGTGAAACAGAAGACTGGGGAAAAAGATGTTTATTTGGAGTCTCTGAAGCCTAGCTTTACCAGTGAATCATCTCGAGATGTAGTTTACGCTTAG
- the LOC104713125 gene encoding uncharacterized protein LOC104713125, whose amino-acid sequence MVADSITDSDNLFHGSPISRDFAKKRSKANWICKLKQWKIDDRRKQWIYQWKKANVDEEEIGRRLQSLLNKLTDKKAWRIDGYHEERSNDDDLVKTSSASSSPTSVLFKSSKGGSSVVSEDCFCCSKQMTEEEEEVFDDAYDNWDGFRDALNSFENDKDDTLKLEQGEDLVPNTSQRRRNNKSTPEKKLFHKDNRCKHEASSPQKKMFHRNSKMKKSSNNSGKQEGDDDDEECPICSEVMDETDLSFKPCPCGFRICLFCHKKISENEARCPSCRKDYDQTSSNSGEVGFQQRGRGTIRLSPSFRGLDRA is encoded by the exons ATGGTTGCTGATTCCATCACAGACTCTGACAACCTCTTTCATGGCTCTCCCATTTCTAGAGATTTCGCCAAGAAACGCAGCAAg GCGAATTGGATTTGTAAACTGAAGCAATGGAAGATTGATGATCGTCGCAAGCAATGGATTTATCAAT GGAAAAAAGCAAAtgtagatgaagaagaaattggCCGTAGATTGCAATCTTTGTTAAATAAACTTACTGATAAAAAAGCTTGGAGGATTGATGGCTATCATGAAGAAAGAAgcaatgatgatgatcttgtaAAGACATCGTCTGCTAGTAGTAGTCCGACGAGTGTACTATTCAAGAGCAGCAAAGGAGGTTCATCTGTTGTTAGTGAAGATTGCTTCTGTTGTTCTAAGCAGATGactgaagaagaggaggaagttTTTGACGATGCTTATGACAACTGGGATGGGTTTAGAGATGCGTTGAACTCCTTTGAGAATGATAAAGACGACACCCTTAAGCTTGAGCAAGGAGAAGATCTAGTTCCAAATACAAGCCAGAGGAGGAGGAACAACAAGTCTACCCCTGAGAAGAAGCTCTTTCATAAAGATAACAGGTGCAAGCATGAAGCTTCTTCACCTCAAAAGAAGATGTTTCACAGAAACAGTAAAATGAAGAAGAGTTCTAATAACTCTGGGAAGcaagaaggtgatgatgatgatgaagaatgtCCTATTTGCTCTGAAGTGATGGATGAAACTGATTTAAGTTTCAAACCATGTCCATGTGGGTTTCGGATTTGTCTCTTCTGCCACAAGAAGATCAGTGAAAACGAAGCTCGTTGTCCATCTTGCAGGAAGGACTATGATCAGACGAGTAGTAATAGTGGAGAGGTAGGCTTCCAGCAACGTGGTCGTGGCACTATTCGCTTGTCTCCATCGTTTAGAGGACTTGACAGAGCTTGA